GGCCTTCATTTGGTTACGCGAAGCACGCTTAAATATCCTCAATGGTTACAGACATGTGATGCGCGGGGTCGTGATGCGCGGGGTCGGGTCTTGCATCAACACATTCGACGTCCTGCACGACGATGGGGCTCTTCGGAGTCCCGTGTTGTTTGCGGGGATTATCGAGCGGAGCATTGCGTCGTCGTGACCAGTTCGATTCCCACGCATCGGCAAGCCAAAACTGCATAGGCCAACGTGATCCTGCAACCAGAACAAGTCACTGACGGCGACGAAACGCCCCTCACCGCCTCACGGCAACAGCACGTTGTTGACCGTACGCATACGTGCATTCTGCAAGCCGCTGCGCTGTATCAGCGCCAGTTTTCCTTTATTCCAATACGGTTTGATCTCAGCGGGGTAGCGGCGGGGCAGTTCCGCTGGCAGGGGCTGTGGCGGCCGTGTGTGATTCGGTATAACCCCTGGGTGTTCGCGGCCGATTTTGAGCATCACCTCACCAACACCGTGGCACATGAAGTGGCGCATTATCTGGTGCATCGTCTGTATGGCGCCCGCACCCGACCCCATGGCCCGGAATGGAAGCAGGTGATGCGGGCGCTCGGCGTGATCCCGAAGGCCACCGGACACTACAGCCTCAGCGGCGTGCCGGTACGGCGGCAGCAGCGCCACAGTTACCGCTGCGCCTGTCGCACGCACCAGCTATCCAGCACGCTGCACAAGCGCCAGCAGCAGGGCAGGCGCTATGCCTGCAAGCTCTGCCGTGCGCCGCTGGCATTTAGCGGCGAGCCGGGTCGCTGACATCCCGCCATACGGCGCCGGGCTGGCGATGCCCGTAAGAGTCTGCGTATGATGTAGCCTGAACCAGCGAGGGCAGGGCATGCAACGGCTGACAGATCTCAAGACGAATTTCCAGCACCTGGTATGGGGCGAGGCGCTGAGCGCGCTTACGCCCTGGCGTGCGCGGCTGGTGCGCATGCTGCGCCTGTTCTCTGCCGTGGTTCGCGATCTGGGCGAGGGCCAGCTCACGCTGCGCGCCATGAGTCTGGTGTACACCACGCTGTTGTCACTGGTGCCGCTGCTGGCCTTGTCGTTTTCAGTGTTAAAGGCCTTCGGGGTGCACAACCAGATTCGCCCGACACTGCTGGCCTTTCTCGCCCCGCTGGGTGACAAGGGGGCGGAGATCACCGAGCAGATGCTCGGGTTTGTCAGCAATATCCAGGTCGGCGTACTCGGCGCCATCGGCCTCGGGTTGTTGCTGTACACCGTAACCGCCTTGCTGCAGAAGATCGAGCTTACGTTTAATTACGTCTGGCGGGTCAAGCACCTGCGGCCTTTGTCGCAGCGCTTCAGCCAGTATCTGAGCGTACTCACCGTCGGCCCGTTGCTGGTGTTCTCGGCGCTCGGTATCACCGCAGCGCTCATGAACTCAGGGGTGATGCAGACACTGCTTGCCATCGAACCCTTTGGCACGCTGATCGAAATTACGGCGCGACTGCTGCCTTACCTGCTGGTGATCGCGGCCTTTGCCATGCTCTATCTGTTGATGCCCAATACCCGTGTACGTTTCAGCGCGGCACTGACCGGCGCTACCGTCGCCGGCGTGCTGTGGCAGAGCCTTGGCTGGGGCTTCGCCGTCTTTATCAGTACCTCGACCCAATACACGGCGATTTATGCCAGTTTTGCGATTGTGATCGTGTCGATGATCTGGCTTTATCTCAACTGGTTGATTGTGCTCATCGGCGCCAGTATCGCCTTTTACGCCCAGTATCCCGCCCAACTCACCACGCGTGAGCGCGAGGCGGTCCTCAGTAACCGGGTGAAGGAAAAGCTGGCGCTGCTGATCATGACGCTGATCGGCCGTCACTTCCACACCCAGCAGCCCGCATGGTCGCAGGAAGGGCTGGCAAGCAGGCTTAATGTGCCTTTGGTCCCGGTGGGTACTCTCCTCACGGCACTCACGCGCCGGGGCCTGCTGACCGAGACCGCGCAGGTGCCGCCGTGCTATTTGCCCGCACGGGCGCTGGAGACGGTGACGCTGCGTGAATTGCTTGAGACGGTGCGCAGCAGTGGCGAGGAAACACAGCTGGTGACCGATGGCCTGCCGCATGAACCAGCGGTTGATGCCGTGATTGCGCGCATCGACACCGCGATCGACGATGCTCTCGGCAAGCAAACCCTGCGCGAGCTTACTGGCACTGGCGAGATTAAGGTCTGACAAGAGGGTGATAAAAATAAATAAGCCAAGACCAGTGATCCTGGCCTTAATGGGAGAAGATAGAAATGCAGGACTAGTTATGCCAAAACAGCCCCCTATTTTTTGGCCATGATTTGCATCGGCGCATGCTTATAGCCACCCAAATACCATAAGATTTTCATAGAAGAATAAAACACGCATGTTAAGAATCTTGCACCACCATTTTCTTCGCGGCCCTAATCTCATATGCCCTGCATCGGGGCTGTTACTGGTGGTTGATTACGACGCTAAAGGAGCAGAATCGCTTGCCTGGCGGCCTGCTGCGTCTGATCTTGCCCCCACCCTCTGGTTGCTGCGTGAGGCTTTTCCGGTTGTATCGGAGTCGATAGAGCTTTCATCACCTGACTATATCTGTAAATCGAAGGTACCCATCGTAGCGCTGGTGCTGGCGACTGCCGAAATCATCATGCGTGATTTTTGTACGCAGCCGCGCCTGGGTCGCCTGCTGGTTTCCGATGAAAGGCAGATGCGCTTTTTTCTGCCTTGCGATGAACCTGCTATTGGGATGGCGGCGTGGACTCTATCAATGGAGGTTGCCCAAGTCATCCCATCGTTCTCAGAGCTCAACCAAAGCCAGCTTCTCGCACACCTCAAAGCGCATTACCGAGATGCACGTCAGACTGCATATCATTTCGGCCTGAACCAATCGACGCTGGCGCTGGCAAGGTCGGCGCTCCAGCGCGGTATTCCGCACTATCGAATCAACATACCCGGCCAGCTTCTTCAGTTGGGGCAAGGACGGTACCGCAAGCGCGTGATGGAAACGGCGACAGATAATACCAGCAACGTTGCAGTTATAATTTCCAGGGACAAATTCAAGACGGCTTCCTTGCTGCGCGCTCAAGGCATGCCAACTCCCCACACGCAATTGGTGTCTACCACTGAGGAAGCGCTGCAGGCGGCGAAGCAGCTGGGGTTTCCCGTTGTGGTCAAACCCAAGGCTTCTGGCAAAGGCAAGGGAGTCACTGTAAATATCACCAATGAAGCGGAGTTAATGACTGCCATTCGGGCCGCAGCGGTGTACAAAAGTGGCATCATAGTTGAACGATACATCAAGGGTGATGACCACCGGCTGCTCGTGGTCGCCGGGCGCTTGATTGCTGCTGCGAAACGCCTTCCGGCGGAAATCACCGGTGATGGCCAGCACACCGTAAGCCAATTGGTTGCAGAACTTAACCGCGATCCGCGTCGGGGCGTGGCACCCTTTGAGCGTTTGCTCGAAAAAGTCGATATCGACCAGGAAGTCATGAAATTCCTGGCTGATGCCGGGCTGACACCTGATTCTATCCCGGCTGCGGGACTGAGTATCCGCCTCAGGGGTGTGGCGAATTTAGCGCGCGGCGGGACAGCCATTGATGTCACCGAGCATATCCATCCGGATAACCGCCTGTTGGCGGAACGAGCTGCCCGGCTGATTGGGCTGAACGTGACGGGTATCGATTTTCTCACGCCGGATATCAGCCAGTCCTGGCGCGATATTCCCTGCGCCATTCTGGAGGTCAACGCGACACCGGGGCTGCGGCCACACATGGCCTCCAATCCCCGGCGCGATGTAGTGGGGCCCATCGTGGAGCATCTTTTTCCTGCGCGCTCGGATGGCAGGGTGCCTACCGCAGGCATTACTGGTAGCGTCGGCAAGACGACTACATGCAGGATGGTCGCCAGCATACTGTC
This is a stretch of genomic DNA from Gammaproteobacteria bacterium. It encodes these proteins:
- a CDS encoding YhjD/YihY/BrkB family envelope integrity protein, which produces MQRLTDLKTNFQHLVWGEALSALTPWRARLVRMLRLFSAVVRDLGEGQLTLRAMSLVYTTLLSLVPLLALSFSVLKAFGVHNQIRPTLLAFLAPLGDKGAEITEQMLGFVSNIQVGVLGAIGLGLLLYTVTALLQKIELTFNYVWRVKHLRPLSQRFSQYLSVLTVGPLLVFSALGITAALMNSGVMQTLLAIEPFGTLIEITARLLPYLLVIAAFAMLYLLMPNTRVRFSAALTGATVAGVLWQSLGWGFAVFISTSTQYTAIYASFAIVIVSMIWLYLNWLIVLIGASIAFYAQYPAQLTTREREAVLSNRVKEKLALLIMTLIGRHFHTQQPAWSQEGLASRLNVPLVPVGTLLTALTRRGLLTETAQVPPCYLPARALETVTLRELLETVRSSGEETQLVTDGLPHEPAVDAVIARIDTAIDDALGKQTLRELTGTGEIKV
- a CDS encoding Mur ligase family protein, with the protein product MVDYDAKGAESLAWRPAASDLAPTLWLLREAFPVVSESIELSSPDYICKSKVPIVALVLATAEIIMRDFCTQPRLGRLLVSDERQMRFFLPCDEPAIGMAAWTLSMEVAQVIPSFSELNQSQLLAHLKAHYRDARQTAYHFGLNQSTLALARSALQRGIPHYRINIPGQLLQLGQGRYRKRVMETATDNTSNVAVIISRDKFKTASLLRAQGMPTPHTQLVSTTEEALQAAKQLGFPVVVKPKASGKGKGVTVNITNEAELMTAIRAAAVYKSGIIVERYIKGDDHRLLVVAGRLIAAAKRLPAEITGDGQHTVSQLVAELNRDPRRGVAPFERLLEKVDIDQEVMKFLADAGLTPDSIPAAGLSIRLRGVANLARGGTAIDVTEHIHPDNRLLAERAARLIGLNVTGIDFLTPDISQSWRDIPCAILEVNATPGLRPHMASNPRRDVVGPIVEHLFPARSDGRVPTAGITGSVGKTTTCRMVASILSASGKCVALSTTQGAWVGEDTIRLGDAAGGGIASTLLFDPRVEAGVFELSRGGLIKKGMTLDALDVGAVLNVYDNHIGLDGARSREDLARVKRLVVERARRLAVLNADDPLCLAMREFVTAPTLCLVSAVSENPAVQTHQEAGGVVAYLDGSGASCELRLYEGQHCVGSMPGAEIPAAWGGRYRPGMINALFAMAIAHGTGAAFDAIRAALGSFQSTHATNPGRMNFVENLPYQVCITWADGPVAMRELAHFINGLKVSGEKRLMLCAMGNRPDSFIVDTATVVAGAFTEYICSDWEDLRGRPAGEAAGLLARGLREVGVTDEHINLAASHDEALDLALARSSADDLLVMVTFSGVKAWQKAQALASG
- a CDS encoding SprT-like domain-containing protein; this encodes MILQPEQVTDGDETPLTASRQQHVVDRTHTCILQAAALYQRQFSFIPIRFDLSGVAAGQFRWQGLWRPCVIRYNPWVFAADFEHHLTNTVAHEVAHYLVHRLYGARTRPHGPEWKQVMRALGVIPKATGHYSLSGVPVRRQQRHSYRCACRTHQLSSTLHKRQQQGRRYACKLCRAPLAFSGEPGR